One Astyanax mexicanus isolate ESR-SI-001 chromosome 3, AstMex3_surface, whole genome shotgun sequence genomic region harbors:
- the gatad2b gene encoding transcriptional repressor p66-beta — protein MERMSEEALRLNLLKRGLETADEREEALAKRLKMEGHEAMERLKMLALLKRKDLAALEGAAMAAAMAEGKGPGGSQGLMGASAYEEKLNGSMRVVSHGGPSKNGKENMMDEPVDMSAKRSDVDRERRTPSPDVIILSDNEASSPRSTPHPEERHHRPNLEMFKGKTGEERQQMIKALREELRLEEARLVLLKKLRQSQMQKENVVQKVPVVQNTPSSVQPSPIHSSQGLTKLPVRPGMHTSEPQNLRAAQGHTVIRSAASASLPPMMMSQRVIAPNPAQLQGQRVPSKPGMGRSSTGSMGNAVNYQQAASQQVAASQRSNSSTAIYMNLAHMQAAGVPGVGVGVSGVGAVSPSTLPSGSSVAAVGSVSSLNDQASSQAAAKLALRKQLEKTLLEIPPPKPPAPLLHFLPSAANSEFIYMVGLEEVVQSVIDSQGKMRGSLSRLEPFFCAQCRTDFTPHWKQEKSGRILCEQCMTSNQKKALKAEHTNRLKNAFVKALQQEQEIEQRLQQQAALSPSAAQTVPSVSKAESMIRHHALRQAPQPQAALQRGLSSSARGVLSNFAQASQLSVASGLLGMTSKRCGGGSSSRPQHESRRQIYNIPGLNIAYLNPGAVGGHKASSLADRQREYLLDMIPPRSISQSITGQK, from the exons GGAGGCTCTGGCCAAGCGTCTGAAGATGGAGGGTCATGAGGCCATGGAGAGGCTGAAGATGCTGGCCCTGCTCAAGCGGAAAGACTTGGCTGCCCTAGAAGGCGCTGCTATGGCAGCGGCCATGGCCGAGGGCAAAGGCCCGGGAGGCAGCCAGGGACTTATGGGGGCCTCTGCCTACGAGGAGAAGCTGAATGGCAGCATGAGGGTGGTAAGCCACGGAGGGCCCAGCAAGAACGGCAAAGAGAACATGATGGACGAACCTGTAGATATGAGCGCAAAGAGGAG CGATGTTGATCGAGAGAGACGCACTCCATCTCCAGACGTGATCATCCTGTCAGATAACGAGGCGTCAAGCCCACGCAGCACCCCGCACCCAGAAGAGCGGCACCACCGCCCCAACCTGGAGATGTTTAAG gggaAGACAGgtgaggagaggcagcagatgaTCAAAGCGCTGCGtgaggagctgaggctggaggaGGCCAGGCTGGTGCTGCTGAAGAAGCTGAGACAGAGCCAGATGCAGAAAGAGAACGTGGTGCAGAAG GTTCCAGTGGTCCAGAACACCCCCTCCTCTGTTCAACCCTCTCCCATCCACAGCTCACAGGGGTTGACTAAGCTGCCCGTTCGACCGGGCATGCACACATCTGAGCCCCAGAACCTCCGCGctgcacag GGCCACACGGTGATCAGGTCCGCTGCCAGTGCCTCCCTGCCCCCGATGATGATGTCCCAGCGGGTGATCGCCCCTAACCCAGCCCAGCTGCAGGGTCAGAGAGTGCCCTCTAAGCCTGGCATGGGCCGATCCTCCACAGGAAGTATGGGCAACGCAGTCAACTACCAGCAG GCTGCCAGCCAGCAGGTGGCGGCCTCCCAGCGCTCCAACTCCTCCACGGCCATCTACATGAACTTGGCCCACATGCAGGCGGCGGGGGTGCCAGGTGTCGGGGTGGGTGTGAGCGGGGTGGGGGCGGTCAGCCCCTCCACACTGCCTAGCGGGTCTAGCGTGGCCGCTGTGGGCAGCGTGAGCTCACTGAACGACCAGGCCAGCAGCCAAGCGGCTGCCAAACTGGCCCTACGCAAGCAGCTGGAGAAAACCCTGCTGGAGATCCCACCACCCAAACCCCCCGCCCCCCTGCTCCACTTCCTGCCCTCAGCCGCCAACAGCGAGTTCATCTACATGGTGGGGTTGGAAGAGGTGGTGCAGAGTGTCATCGACAGCCAGG GTAAAATGAGGGGTTCACTCTCCCGCTTGGAGCCGTTTTTCTGCGCTCAGTGCAGAACAGACTTCACCCCCCACTGGAAGCAGGAGAAAAGCGGACGCATTCTGTGCGAACAGTGTATGACCTCCAATCAGAAGAAGGCCCTGAAGGCCGAGCACACCAACCGGCTGAAGAACGCTTTTGTCAAGGCCCTGCAGCAGGAGCAG gagatcgagcagaggctgcagcagcaGGCAGCTTTGTCCCCGAGTGCAGCTCAGACTGTGCCCAGCGTCAGCAAGGCTGAGAGTATGATCAGACACCATGCCCTCCGACAG GCGCCTCAGCCACAGGCTGCCCTGCAGCGAGGTCTGTCCAGCTCAGCGCGGGGCGTGCTCTCTAACTTTGCCCAGGCCTCCCAGCTGTCAGTGGCCAGTGGTCTGTTGGGCATGACCAGCAAGCGCTGCGGAGGGGGCAGCAGCAGTCGGCCGCAGCACGAAAGCCGCCGGCAAATCTACAACATCCCTG GACTGAATATTGCCTATTTGAACCCTGGAGCCGTGGGAGGCCACAAGGCATCCAGTCTAGCAGACCGACAGAGGGAGTACCTGCTGGACATGATCCCCCCTCGCTCCATATCTCAGTCCATCACCGGCCAGAAATGA